One Megasphaera elsdenii DSM 20460 genomic window carries:
- a CDS encoding YobI family P-loop NTPase, with protein MTKSNKNEMKEDHKNKYNDLAPINTLSQDDTYIQALNWAFMNPSIKNIALTGAYGSGKSSILLSFLEQYENIRKKTLSISLASFIDKLQENQDNNSTEDKIIKLDINEIEKSILKQLFYKVAPSKIPQSRFQRIRIIKGKKIFLEIIAVTIFIFFCTYFFRPQYLDYLISSISYGYQRHFSALEEDLLTIVSYITFIGLILGGIFFIEKIVKWILISFHLKKVTIQGSIQAETGNDEESIFDKNMDEIIYFFESTRYTTIFFEDLDRLQNNRLFVHLRALNNMLNQCDVLERPIRFVYAVKDDIFEKEDRTKFFEFILPVIPIINATNSGEEIRRWVTDHNYGKIFDEDFIDDIAPYIDDMRVLQNIFNEYEIYREQIINRTGLNLDPKKLFAVIAFKNIYPSDFSDLQNEKGIVKQAFYEKEKILKQKIKDLNDLIEKEESTFKNLKDDELQSVNAIKSAMLADFVDWKGFAESFNVYSWKDNEKSSSSILFDFKTIMNPNFDLNELKNINECYIHSPGIGNVTKMSLYEKVEKYYPVWKRHYEYDGKIEELKLEINTTRDKIKKYRNMTMKEILDCDENDVLSEQIKQNKLLVFLLRNGYLDETYASYINYFQANSTTYSDRNFILSVKNREPLPFDYRLVKISQVIKKLKLGDFDYPAVYNFDLLNEMLMHAESYEEKLEEFMKQLGKEDKNSWNFIDEFVGYAQSPALFVKYLAHYWSNMWNFILDSSLLEQRKVFYLKLLIDDAKLDDLCLMNKSNSLSTYFRETHDILQKLHDVDEEKMIALMGRLQIKFSQAELTGVSEKLVQYIIQQRMYILNPYMLNQIISWNFPQKENAALRENYTVILEADIKPVLEYIDDNIEEYVKNVTLSKENTQESNRAVVGLLTKIIDDKELCCDVIRHQGKIEFNDLADCNGEQTEKSKDSVKAIWDVILEENKVVASWSNVRVYWKHFGVTKNLVSFVDVNYAKLDKLDNEDDNSNFVVQFIKSDLVDVSLLKKIKFALVITDMGDIINKIPEDKVEVLVEKNVISFTLDNLQLLHDYLDDERIMAKFIVSNQDLFFAKISEDSEAVDYIVKDQNLILHLIYQDEISTENKNKLIASIDADTIDIEIAKKIIEMKLKINREQFYAIWNQVDQNLKVKLFYQYMELLTVDDFQDIFQQLKNQSSAFEKLAQREARKQVKLSNTPDNIKLAKCLRNKGYITSFNEIDTKIEMRIKKSQ; from the coding sequence ATGACAAAATCTAATAAAAATGAAATGAAGGAAGACCATAAAAATAAATATAATGATCTTGCTCCTATAAATACTTTATCACAGGATGATACCTATATTCAGGCTTTAAATTGGGCGTTTATGAATCCGTCTATTAAAAATATTGCATTAACTGGAGCATATGGATCCGGTAAAAGTAGTATTTTACTTTCATTTTTGGAACAATATGAAAACATAAGAAAAAAGACTTTATCCATATCTTTGGCCAGCTTTATTGATAAATTACAGGAGAATCAAGATAATAATTCTACTGAAGATAAGATTATCAAGCTTGATATTAATGAAATTGAAAAAAGTATTTTAAAGCAACTTTTTTATAAAGTAGCTCCTTCAAAAATACCACAAAGCCGTTTTCAAAGGATTCGCATTATAAAAGGAAAAAAGATATTTCTTGAGATTATAGCTGTAACGATTTTTATTTTTTTCTGTACTTATTTTTTTCGTCCTCAATACTTGGATTATTTAATCAGCTCAATTAGTTATGGGTATCAACGACATTTTTCTGCTTTAGAAGAAGATTTACTTACCATAGTTTCCTATATTACTTTTATTGGTCTTATATTAGGGGGAATTTTTTTTATAGAAAAGATAGTGAAATGGATTTTAATATCCTTTCATTTGAAAAAAGTAACCATTCAAGGTTCAATTCAAGCAGAAACAGGAAATGATGAAGAGTCCATATTTGATAAAAATATGGATGAAATTATTTATTTTTTTGAGAGTACTCGCTATACTACTATATTTTTTGAAGACCTTGACCGTCTGCAGAATAACAGATTGTTTGTGCACTTAAGGGCTCTTAATAATATGTTGAACCAATGTGATGTCTTAGAACGGCCGATTCGGTTTGTATATGCTGTTAAAGATGATATTTTTGAAAAAGAAGACCGTACTAAATTTTTTGAATTTATTTTGCCAGTGATTCCTATTATTAATGCTACGAATTCAGGGGAAGAGATTCGCCGATGGGTAACAGATCACAACTATGGAAAAATTTTTGATGAGGATTTTATCGATGATATTGCTCCATATATTGATGATATGCGTGTGCTTCAAAATATTTTTAATGAATATGAGATTTATAGAGAGCAAATTATCAATAGGACTGGATTAAATTTAGATCCAAAGAAATTGTTTGCAGTTATTGCATTTAAAAATATCTATCCATCGGATTTTTCTGATTTACAAAATGAAAAGGGGATAGTAAAGCAAGCCTTTTACGAAAAAGAGAAAATCCTTAAGCAAAAAATTAAAGATTTAAATGACCTGATTGAAAAAGAAGAATCAACGTTTAAAAATTTGAAAGATGATGAGTTGCAAAGTGTAAATGCGATTAAAAGCGCAATGCTTGCTGATTTTGTTGATTGGAAAGGATTTGCAGAGAGTTTTAATGTCTATTCATGGAAAGATAATGAAAAATCATCTAGTTCAATTTTATTTGACTTCAAAACAATAATGAATCCAAATTTCGATTTAAATGAATTAAAAAATATTAATGAATGCTATATACACTCTCCTGGGATAGGCAATGTTACAAAAATGTCTCTTTATGAAAAAGTCGAAAAATATTATCCAGTATGGAAACGTCATTATGAATATGATGGGAAAATTGAAGAACTTAAACTTGAAATCAATACTACACGTGACAAAATAAAAAAGTACCGCAATATGACGATGAAAGAAATTTTAGATTGCGATGAAAATGATGTTCTCTCCGAGCAAATCAAGCAAAATAAACTATTGGTATTTCTGTTGCGTAATGGTTATCTAGATGAAACCTATGCTTCTTATATCAACTATTTCCAGGCAAACAGTACAACTTATAGCGATAGAAATTTCATCTTGTCGGTGAAAAACAGGGAACCTTTGCCTTTTGACTATAGATTGGTAAAAATTTCTCAAGTCATTAAAAAATTAAAGCTTGGGGATTTTGACTATCCGGCAGTGTATAATTTTGATTTACTTAATGAAATGTTGATGCATGCGGAATCCTACGAAGAGAAATTAGAAGAATTCATGAAACAATTGGGGAAAGAGGATAAAAACAGTTGGAATTTTATAGATGAATTTGTTGGATATGCCCAATCACCGGCACTTTTTGTAAAATATTTGGCACACTATTGGTCAAATATGTGGAATTTTATTCTTGACTCTTCCTTATTAGAACAGCGTAAGGTATTTTATTTGAAGTTGTTAATTGATGATGCAAAACTTGATGACCTTTGTCTCATGAATAAATCTAATTCATTAAGTACGTATTTTAGAGAAACTCATGATATTTTACAGAAGCTTCATGATGTTGATGAAGAAAAAATGATTGCTCTTATGGGACGGTTGCAAATTAAATTTAGCCAAGCTGAATTAACTGGAGTCAGTGAAAAGTTGGTACAATATATCATACAACAACGAATGTATATTTTGAATCCGTATATGCTAAATCAGATTATTTCCTGGAATTTTCCGCAAAAGGAAAATGCAGCATTGAGGGAAAATTATACGGTGATTTTGGAAGCAGATATAAAGCCCGTACTGGAATACATAGATGACAATATTGAAGAATACGTAAAAAATGTTACTTTATCAAAAGAAAATACTCAGGAAAGTAATAGAGCGGTAGTGGGATTATTAACCAAAATTATCGACGATAAAGAACTTTGCTGTGATGTAATTAGGCACCAGGGGAAAATAGAGTTCAACGACTTGGCAGATTGTAATGGTGAACAGACGGAAAAATCAAAAGACTCTGTAAAGGCAATTTGGGATGTTATCTTGGAAGAAAACAAAGTTGTGGCTTCCTGGAGTAATGTTCGGGTCTACTGGAAGCACTTTGGAGTCACTAAAAATCTAGTTTCTTTTGTCGATGTAAACTATGCAAAGTTAGACAAATTGGATAATGAAGATGATAACTCAAACTTCGTTGTTCAATTCATTAAATCAGATTTGGTTGATGTTTCTTTGCTGAAAAAAATAAAATTTGCCTTAGTCATTACTGATATGGGAGATATTATTAATAAGATTCCAGAAGATAAAGTTGAAGTTTTGGTAGAAAAAAATGTTATCTCGTTTACGTTAGATAATTTACAATTACTGCATGATTATTTGGATGATGAAAGAATTATGGCTAAATTTATTGTTTCAAATCAAGATTTGTTCTTTGCGAAAATTTCTGAAGACAGTGAAGCAGTGGATTATATTGTAAAAGATCAGAATTTAATTTTACACTTGATTTATCAAGATGAGATCAGTACTGAAAATAAAAATAAATTAATTGCATCAATAGATGCAGACACTATTGATATAGAAATTGCAAAAAAGATAATTGAGATGAAGTTAAAAATTAATAGAGAGCAATTTTATGCAATTTGGAATCAAGTTGATCAAAATTTGAAAGTGAAGTTATTCTATCAGTATATGGAATTGTTAACAGTTGATGATTTTCAAGATATTTTTCAACAGCTGAAAAATCAGAGTTCTGCTTTTGAAAAGTTAGCTCAAAGGGAGGCAAGAAAGCAAGTAAAACTTTCCAATACACCTGATAATATCAAACTGGCAAAGTGTTTAAGAAACAAGGGATATATTACTAGTTTTAACGAAATTGATACGAAAATTGAAATGCGAATCAAGAAATCACAGTAA
- a CDS encoding ATP-binding protein — translation MDIKDFQGIEASFLDYKIFLEAEKPKSWLKSVSAFANTKGGHILFGVTDKTHEAIGLDDVQKAASKIAEIISVRISPKVNYTIDTFPGTREGKFCLDLSIFPGPHYPYYYVHEQTRECYVRRGDRSEPATTLEINTLILKGMNQTYDALPTSYKLDDISFTLLGATFKQETGESFNLPQDAVSLGLTTPSGEVTNAGLLLCDQGVLRHSRVVCTHWKGKEKGAIDGDALDDQEFFGTSLIMLLSNTEAFIRNNSKNPWTIRGMRREENSDYPFKAVREVLVNALIHRDYQNIGAEVHVDMYDDRMEISSPGGMMNGSRIQDLDLSMVPSMRRNEIISDIFGRLHYMDRRGSGIRRIINSYAHFKIKPNFYSNEYFFLVSLPNRGVPSKIKHTTEETQLTSGETQLTSGETQLTSGEMQLTGEKMTLEMWKTNIRQKTGNKFQPRTVDKLAKLMAIYEDKYPFNRQIVANRFEISENAASRILKRAIECGIVRKEKKGVYYFQFP, via the coding sequence ATGGACATCAAGGATTTTCAAGGGATTGAAGCAAGTTTTTTAGATTACAAAATTTTTTTAGAGGCAGAAAAACCTAAAAGTTGGTTAAAATCAGTTTCGGCATTTGCAAATACGAAGGGCGGACATATTTTATTTGGAGTTACAGATAAAACGCACGAAGCCATCGGTTTAGATGATGTGCAGAAGGCAGCTAGCAAAATCGCAGAAATAATTTCAGTTCGAATTAGTCCGAAGGTAAATTATACGATAGATACTTTTCCAGGTACTCGTGAAGGGAAGTTCTGTCTTGACTTATCTATTTTTCCAGGGCCTCATTATCCTTATTATTACGTGCATGAACAGACTCGGGAATGTTATGTTCGAAGAGGCGATCGCTCTGAACCAGCGACTACCTTAGAAATTAATACGCTTATTTTGAAAGGTATGAATCAAACGTATGATGCATTGCCGACTTCTTATAAACTAGATGACATTAGCTTTACTTTGTTAGGTGCAACTTTCAAACAGGAAACTGGAGAAAGTTTTAATTTGCCACAGGATGCAGTTTCCTTGGGGCTGACAACTCCCAGCGGAGAAGTTACCAATGCGGGATTGTTGCTTTGTGATCAAGGTGTTTTACGACATTCCCGTGTCGTCTGTACGCATTGGAAAGGTAAAGAAAAGGGAGCGATTGATGGAGATGCATTAGATGATCAGGAGTTTTTTGGAACTAGCCTTATTATGCTTTTGAGTAATACAGAAGCGTTTATACGAAATAATTCAAAAAATCCGTGGACAATTCGGGGAATGCGACGAGAAGAGAATAGTGATTATCCTTTTAAGGCAGTTCGCGAAGTTTTGGTAAATGCCTTGATTCATAGAGATTATCAAAATATTGGTGCTGAAGTACATGTTGACATGTACGATGATCGTATGGAAATATCTTCTCCGGGAGGTATGATGAATGGTAGCCGTATTCAAGATTTGGATTTGAGTATGGTGCCATCTATGAGAAGAAATGAAATTATTTCAGATATTTTTGGAAGATTGCATTATATGGATCGTCGAGGCAGTGGGATACGGCGGATTATAAATTCATATGCTCATTTCAAAATTAAACCGAATTTTTATTCTAATGAGTATTTTTTTCTTGTTTCTCTGCCCAATAGAGGAGTACCATCAAAAATTAAACATACTACGGAAGAAACGCAACTTACGAGTGGAGAAACGCAACTTACAAGTGGAGAAACGCAACTTACGAGTGGAGAAATGCAACTTACAGGAGAAAAAATGACGCTTGAAATGTGGAAGACTAATATACGGCAAAAAACTGGAAATAAGTTTCAACCAAGAACTGTGGATAAACTTGCTAAATTAATGGCGATTTATGAAGATAAGTATCCCTTCAATCGACAAATTGTAGCGAATCGATTTGAAATAAGCGAAAATGCTGCATCTCGGATACTAAAAAGAGCAATTGAGTGTGGTATTGTTAGGAAAGAGAAAAAAGGCGTTTACTATTTTCAATTTCCTTAA
- a CDS encoding citrate transporter produces MGRIVKNNLVILLAAMGALVSMVIVPSSMGYVEYLNGPVLGILFCLMVVIGGFRESGVFSVLLSQLLLRLGTFRQLAMVLVFINNPVAVISPQPDCFVNKK; encoded by the coding sequence GTGGGGCGTATTGTGAAAAATAATCTTGTCATATTGCTGGCGGCTATGGGGGCGTTGGTCTCGATGGTCATTGTACCGTCGTCGATGGGGTATGTGGAGTATCTCAATGGGCCTGTGCTGGGAATTTTGTTTTGCCTTATGGTTGTCATTGGCGGGTTTCGTGAAAGCGGCGTCTTTTCGGTGTTATTGTCCCAGCTCCTATTGCGGCTGGGAACGTTTCGTCAGTTGGCGATGGTGCTGGTCTTCATAAACAATCCGGTTGCGGTGATTTCACCGCAGCCGGATTGTTTTGTTAATAAAAAATAA
- a CDS encoding ATP-binding protein, which yields MKKKDIVNLIKCYAEGNDAGFRTTAYQIAKEFDQSGDTQLGLYLMSLLSDANTFVPQVQESKETYTGLQYLDKASACEEMLLLPDVIMNDILGIVNAINHHMGIHRFLFEGAPGTGKTEAVKQLGRILNRDVYMVNFSELIDSRLGQTAKNIVALFKEMNGIYQKYNMIFLFDEIDALALDRTNNNDLREMGRATSTLLKCLDLLDKDIILVATTNLYSYFDRALIRRFDSVISFNRYTQDDLLDIAEKILNRYLDQLHLKNRDVRLFRKIMKLMDQLPYPGDLKNIVRTAVAFSNPNDECDYFRRLYSAICGKNPDNLSELKKQKFTVREMAILTNKSKSTIDRELKEAL from the coding sequence ATGAAAAAAAAAGATATTGTAAATTTAATTAAATGTTATGCAGAAGGTAATGATGCTGGATTTAGGACTACAGCTTATCAAATTGCCAAAGAATTCGATCAAAGTGGAGATACCCAATTAGGACTTTATCTTATGTCACTATTATCAGATGCCAATACGTTTGTACCACAAGTGCAGGAAAGTAAAGAAACATATACCGGATTGCAATATCTTGATAAGGCTTCTGCTTGTGAAGAAATGCTGCTTTTACCAGACGTAATTATGAATGATATATTAGGGATTGTAAACGCTATTAATCATCATATGGGGATTCATCGTTTCTTATTTGAAGGGGCTCCTGGTACAGGAAAAACAGAAGCAGTAAAACAACTTGGCAGAATTTTAAATCGAGATGTTTATATGGTGAACTTCTCTGAACTTATTGACAGTAGATTAGGGCAGACTGCAAAAAATATAGTAGCTTTATTTAAAGAAATGAATGGGATTTATCAAAAATATAATATGATTTTCTTATTTGATGAAATTGATGCATTGGCTTTAGATAGAACAAATAATAATGATTTACGGGAAATGGGAAGAGCTACTTCTACTTTATTGAAATGTCTTGATTTACTGGATAAGGATATTATTTTAGTTGCGACAACCAATCTATATTCCTATTTTGACAGAGCTTTAATCAGGAGATTTGATTCGGTTATTAGTTTTAATCGATATACACAGGACGATTTGTTGGATATTGCTGAGAAAATTTTAAACCGATATTTAGATCAATTGCATTTAAAAAATCGGGATGTTCGGCTGTTTCGTAAAATTATGAAATTAATGGATCAATTACCTTATCCTGGGGATTTGAAGAATATAGTCCGTACGGCTGTAGCTTTTAGCAACCCTAATGACGAATGTGATTATTTTAGACGATTATATAGCGCAATTTGTGGTAAAAATCCGGATAATTTAAGTGAATTAAAAAAACAAAAATTTACAGTAAGAGAGATGGCTATACTCACAAATAAATCTAAAAGTACTATTGATAGAGAGCTTAAGGAGGCGTTATAA
- a CDS encoding S8 family peptidase — protein MNNLLELKGEFQHKSNQARGGSISLKKGQVVKADHLLELANDLQKIADYWSVHPEIEGALVSAHYVRIVPKSSRLQFLLSCTNNSPNDFIVGAKFETTVDIIDPESHAHHVFTYFIPLTALVQTIAVLKKVYDVLKENYQGKLSYEDVEELKKGTFVCDGLSKTRFLQTIVDSSNIQCFRIDTLEKDIHEACIITIYKTKVKTRELLGKFGISIPESRILNQLTIQMNPEEIHMLLEKAPYLVAMGVNDLTQYIPEPLTEVSEVPELIPSPKNEPVIGVIDTPFNEDVYFHEWVDYTNCLSEDIPVGPMDFAHGTAVSSIIVDGPKGNPDLDDGCGRFRVRHFGVAVAGKFSSFSVIKQIGDIVRLNRDIKVWNLSLGSILEINDNFISPEAAELDRLQNEYDIVFVVAGTNLPAAHEHENNYKIGAPADSLNSIVVNSVNFQNQSASYSRSGPVLSFFVKPDVSYYGGDRQKHEFITVCDNVLGAKQTAGTSFAAPWITRKMAYLVYIMGFTREVAKALLIDAATGWYCRPDEKKGYGIVPISIQDILQSPDDEIKFIIFGKTKNYCTYTYQLPVPVVENKHPYLAKATLVYFPLCDRNQGVDYTDTELDLHFGRLMIDKAQRLQIKSINGNLQAEPGQHSIYEEDARNDYRKWDNVKIVADQIYSNMKPRKAYEKGLWGIKLYCKERLNNHARREIPFGLVITLKEMKGVNRIELFKQLCQARGWIVNDVNVENRVQVYLKGEETIQLE, from the coding sequence ATGAATAACTTATTGGAGTTAAAGGGGGAATTCCAACATAAGTCAAATCAAGCTAGAGGGGGGAGCATCTCACTAAAAAAAGGACAAGTAGTTAAGGCCGACCATTTACTGGAGCTAGCTAATGATTTACAAAAAATAGCTGATTATTGGTCTGTACATCCAGAGATTGAAGGTGCTTTAGTTAGCGCGCATTATGTTCGCATCGTTCCTAAATCAAGTCGATTGCAATTTTTGCTTTCATGTACTAATAATTCCCCCAATGATTTTATAGTAGGGGCAAAATTTGAGACTACTGTTGATATAATCGATCCGGAATCCCATGCTCACCATGTTTTTACGTATTTTATCCCGTTAACAGCACTTGTTCAGACCATAGCTGTTTTAAAAAAAGTGTATGACGTTTTGAAAGAAAACTATCAGGGTAAGCTTTCATATGAAGATGTGGAAGAATTAAAAAAAGGAACATTCGTGTGTGATGGTTTATCTAAAACCAGGTTTCTTCAAACTATTGTAGATAGTTCGAATATTCAATGTTTTCGTATTGATACATTGGAAAAGGATATTCATGAAGCATGTATTATAACAATTTACAAAACTAAAGTAAAAACACGGGAGTTGTTAGGGAAATTTGGTATTTCGATTCCAGAAAGCAGAATTCTCAATCAGCTCACGATTCAAATGAATCCAGAAGAAATACATATGTTGTTGGAAAAAGCTCCATATCTGGTAGCTATGGGGGTAAATGATTTGACTCAGTATATTCCTGAGCCATTGACAGAAGTATCGGAAGTACCTGAACTTATTCCATCTCCTAAGAATGAACCTGTTATTGGCGTTATTGATACTCCCTTTAATGAAGACGTCTATTTTCATGAATGGGTAGATTATACTAATTGTTTGTCTGAAGATATTCCCGTTGGGCCAATGGATTTTGCACATGGAACAGCTGTCAGTTCGATCATTGTTGATGGTCCTAAGGGGAATCCTGATTTAGATGATGGATGCGGTCGTTTTAGAGTTCGGCATTTCGGAGTAGCTGTTGCTGGTAAATTTAGTTCTTTTTCGGTTATAAAGCAGATTGGGGATATTGTACGGTTAAATCGTGATATTAAGGTGTGGAATCTTTCTTTAGGTTCTATATTAGAGATTAATGATAATTTTATTTCGCCAGAAGCTGCTGAACTGGATCGGTTGCAGAATGAATATGATATAGTGTTTGTAGTAGCAGGAACGAATTTACCTGCTGCACATGAACATGAAAACAATTATAAAATCGGTGCCCCGGCAGATTCTTTAAATTCTATTGTTGTGAATTCTGTAAATTTTCAGAATCAAAGTGCATCTTATTCTCGAAGTGGCCCTGTATTGTCTTTCTTTGTAAAACCAGATGTTAGCTATTATGGTGGAGATAGGCAAAAACATGAATTTATAACGGTATGTGACAATGTATTGGGGGCAAAGCAGACAGCTGGAACTTCTTTTGCAGCGCCTTGGATTACCCGAAAAATGGCATATTTGGTTTACATTATGGGATTTACTCGAGAAGTGGCTAAAGCCTTGCTGATTGATGCTGCAACGGGATGGTATTGTCGGCCAGATGAAAAAAAGGGGTATGGCATAGTGCCCATTTCTATTCAAGATATTTTGCAATCTCCCGATGATGAAATTAAATTTATTATTTTTGGAAAGACTAAGAATTATTGTACGTATACATATCAATTGCCTGTCCCGGTTGTAGAGAATAAGCATCCTTATCTTGCCAAAGCTACTTTGGTTTATTTTCCGTTGTGTGATCGTAATCAAGGTGTGGATTATACCGATACGGAGTTAGATTTGCATTTTGGGCGATTAATGATTGATAAAGCACAACGTTTACAGATAAAATCTATTAATGGAAATTTACAGGCTGAACCGGGCCAGCACTCTATTTATGAAGAAGATGCCAGAAATGATTATCGGAAATGGGATAACGTAAAAATAGTTGCTGATCAGATTTATAGTAACATGAAACCTCGTAAAGCGTATGAAAAAGGACTTTGGGGTATCAAATTATATTGCAAAGAACGATTAAACAATCATGCCAGACGGGAAATTCCATTTGGTCTGGTTATTACCTTGAAAGAGATGAAGGGCGTTAATCGAATTGAATTATTCAAGCAATTATGCCAGGCCAGAGGATGGATTGTAAATGATGTCAACGTAGAAAATCGAGTTCAAGTATATTTGAAGGGAGAAGAAACGATTCAGTTAGAATAA
- a CDS encoding SLC13 family permease — protein MNELNEEFEAEVSFVGRIVKNNLVILLAAVGVLVSMVIVPPSMRYVEYLNGPVLGILFCLMVVIGGFRESGVFSVLLSRLLLRLGTFRQLAMVLVFSCFFVSMWVTNDVSLLTFVPFALLSLRRVASEKEMAVVISLQTIAANLGSMCTPVGNPQNLYLYFHYALNLGEFMALLLPYTIAAMIMLAASVFLLPNRRISISARLAARRAEKVPLMASPRQLWMLGALFFLSLLTVAHLLDYRITLAVVVLVTALMVPRYFRYVDYRLLGTFVAFFILIGNISQWEAFRQILAAFLTGHEFLVAIFASQVISNVPAAVLLSGFTDNAAALLLGTDIGGLGTLIASMASLISYGIFVRAYPRRQGYFLKIFTALNVAYLLFFIVFAAVAF, from the coding sequence TTGAATGAACTTAACGAAGAATTTGAGGCGGAGGTCAGTTTTGTGGGGCGTATTGTGAAAAATAATCTTGTCATATTGCTGGCGGCTGTGGGGGTGTTGGTCTCAATGGTCATTGTGCCGCCGTCGATGAGGTATGTGGAGTATCTCAATGGGCCCGTGCTGGGGATTTTGTTTTGCCTTATGGTTGTCATTGGCGGTTTTCGTGAAAGCGGCGTCTTTTCGGTGTTATTGTCCCGGCTCCTATTGCGTCTGGGAACGTTTCGTCAGTTGGCGATGGTTCTGGTCTTTTCTTGCTTTTTTGTGAGCATGTGGGTGACGAATGACGTATCGCTGCTGACTTTTGTCCCATTTGCACTCTTGTCGCTGCGTCGTGTCGCCAGTGAAAAGGAAATGGCTGTCGTTATTTCTTTGCAGACGATAGCGGCTAACCTGGGCAGTATGTGTACGCCAGTAGGCAATCCGCAGAACTTATACTTGTATTTTCATTATGCCTTGAATCTTGGCGAATTTATGGCCTTGCTGTTGCCTTATACGATAGCAGCGATGATCATGCTGGCTGCCTCTGTTTTTTTGCTGCCGAACCGGCGGATTTCTATTTCCGCACGGCTAGCGGCCAGGCGGGCGGAGAAAGTTCCGCTCATGGCTTCGCCACGGCAGCTCTGGATGCTGGGAGCCTTGTTTTTTCTTTCGTTACTGACGGTGGCCCATCTTCTGGATTACCGTATCACGCTGGCGGTCGTCGTCCTGGTCACGGCGCTGATGGTCCCGCGTTATTTTCGTTATGTTGATTACCGGCTGTTAGGTACGTTTGTGGCTTTTTTTATCCTTATTGGCAATATCAGTCAATGGGAAGCTTTCCGGCAAATCTTGGCTGCATTCCTGACTGGGCACGAGTTTTTAGTGGCGATATTCGCATCCCAGGTCATCAGCAATGTGCCGGCGGCAGTTCTCTTGTCCGGTTTTACCGATAATGCTGCGGCGTTGCTGTTGGGAACGGATATTGGCGGATTAGGGACGCTCATTGCCTCTATGGCCAGCCTCATTTCTTATGGCATCTTCGTCCGCGCTTATCCACGGCGGCAGGGTTATTTCCTGAAAATATTTACGGCGCTTAATGTGGCTTATCTGTTGTTTTTTATCGTGTTTGCAGCCGTAGCTTTCTGA
- a CDS encoding VanZ family protein, producing the protein MGRRWIQVVVGLLVMGVIGVIWWHSMQNGVASHAESRRVLAWVLARIQGSAVAPYLSDGVIRRLAHLTEYTTLGMVLSGFSVLVSRRPHKVWVLLIGIGVAAIDEYIQSFSGGRTSTWHDVVLDGVGCMIGIFLVMVIRGVKRGIGAIRK; encoded by the coding sequence ATGGGACGTAGATGGATTCAGGTTGTAGTCGGGTTGCTGGTTATGGGCGTCATCGGTGTAATTTGGTGGCATTCTATGCAGAATGGAGTGGCTTCTCATGCCGAGAGCCGGCGGGTCCTGGCGTGGGTCCTGGCCCGGATACAAGGATCGGCGGTGGCGCCTTATTTGAGTGACGGTGTCATTCGGCGCTTGGCGCATTTGACGGAATATACAACGCTGGGAATGGTATTGAGCGGCTTTTCTGTTTTAGTTTCGCGACGTCCTCATAAAGTCTGGGTGCTCTTGATTGGAATTGGCGTGGCAGCAATTGATGAGTATATCCAGTCGTTTTCCGGTGGCCGGACATCGACCTGGCATGATGTGGTACTCGACGGTGTTGGGTGTATGATTGGAATTTTTTTAGTCATGGTTATCCGGGGAGTGAAGCGGGGCATTGGTGCTATACGAAAATAG